One window of Papaver somniferum cultivar HN1 chromosome 9, ASM357369v1, whole genome shotgun sequence genomic DNA carries:
- the LOC113313324 gene encoding transcription initiation factor IIA large subunit-like, producing the protein MATTSAVYIHVIEDVISKVRDDFIQAGADESNLTQLQALWEMKMVHCGAVCPTQRDSIPKQTVAGGGPLTHDLNVPYEGTEEYETPTTDLLFPPTPLQTPLPQTPLPQTPFPQTPLAGPVDNSMYQNVATPSELSGPASGAATDLKPGRPSPYMQPPSPWISQRPLGVDVNVAYEEGRNEVDRSTPNQNQIQDFFVASSGKRKGDELPNQLPKRGSLPQQDGAADATFEVSFGSSSFSRHSLGSSKLDKVLAKVMGTSPGIPQQDGPAADNYDDLYPYQGVATEDYNAVTPAGHDVQAGTPIVAGKDDGGDDDDDEPPLNENDDDDDLDGIDEEGEDQNTAHLVLAQFDKVTRTKSRWKCQLKDGIMHINNKDILFTKANGEFDF; encoded by the exons ATGGCTACAACTAGTGCTGTTTACATTCATGTAATCGAAGATGTTATTAGTAAGGTTCGAGATGATTTCATTCAAGCTGGTGCTGACGAATCTAATCTAACTCAACTTCAAGCG TTGTGGGAGATGAAAATGGTGCATTGTGGTGCGGTATGTCCGACACAAAGGGATTCTATCCCTAAGCAGACCGTAGCTGGTGGTGGACCTCTTACTCACGATTTGAATGTACCATATGAAGGTACAGAAGAGTACGAAACGCCTACGACCGACTTGCTATTTCCACCG acACCATTGCAGACACCCTTACCTCAAACACCCTTGCCTCAAACACCTTTTCCTCAGACACCATTAGCAGGGCCGGTAGACAATTCGATGTATCAAAATGTTGCCACACCGAGTGAGCTTTCTGGTCCTGCTTCTGGTGCAGCAACTGATTTGAAACCTGGAAGGCCTAGTCCATACATG CAACCTCCTTCCCCTTGGATAAGCCAAAGACCTCTTGGTGTTGATGTTAATGTTG CTTATGAGGAAGGGCGTAATGAGGTTGACAGATCAACTCCTAATCAAAATCAGATACAG GATTTCTTTGTGGCGTCTTCCGGCAAACGTAAAGGAGACGAGTTGCCGAATCAATTGCCCAAAAGGGGGTCCCTGCCACAGCAAGATGGGGCTGCAGATGCCACATTTGAG GTAAGCTTTGGAAGCAGTTCATTCAGCAGACACAGTTTGGGTTCTTCAAAACTAGATAAGGTGCTGGCAAAAGTCATGGGGACTTCTCCTGGGATTCCTCAGCAGGATGGGCCAGCTGCTGATAATTATGACGAT CTCTACCCCTATCAGGGTGTTGCCACTGAAGACTATAACGCAGTGACTCCAGCTGGCCATG ATGTACAAGCAGGTACCCCCATTGTGGCTGGAAAAGATGATGGAGGGGATGATGACGACGACGAACCACCATTGAATGAGAATGACGACGATGATGATTTGGACGGTATTGATGAAGAAGGGGAAGATCAAAACACGGCACATTTGGTCTTAGCCCAGTTTGACAAG GTGACACGTACCAAAAGCCGATGGAAGTGCCAGCTCAAGGATGGAATTATGCACATTAACAACAAGGATATCCTCTTCACAAAG GCAAACGGAGAATTTGATTTTTAA
- the LOC113312807 gene encoding uncharacterized protein LOC113312807: protein MENNNIVFQNDDIIKGRGERRPSRLQKQAPAVLQLDPSSVSSVGAANDNSNSKYKDSPYSSSGGNSTLSKCAIPLLSPLVLTPTQSPFPKKIPDDLQVAPGEGEGSNAEGQTRNRGNKEKKDTVDYSTTTPTSSSHIDWQHPATPAAFVEPSSLISFL from the coding sequence ATGGAAAATAACAATATCGTATTTCAGAATGATGATATCATAAAAGGGAGAGGAGAAAGAAGACCAAGTAGGCTACAAAAGCAAGCCCCGGCAGTTCTTCAGCTCGATCCCAGCAGCGTCAGCTCTGTTGGTGCTGCCAACGACAATAGCAACAGCAAGTACAAAGATAGCCCATACTCTTCTTCAGGTGGTAATAGCACCTTGTCAAAGTGCGCAATTCCACTGCTATCACCACTTGTTTTGACGCCAACGCAGTCTCCATTTCCGAAGAAGATCCCAGATGATCTACAAGTAGCACCAGGAGAAGGAGAAGGCAGCAATGCGGAGGGACAAACGAGAAATCGTgggaataaagaaaaaaaagacactgTGGACTACTCCACTACGACACCTACATCATCATCCCACATCGATTGGCAACACCCAGCTACACCTGCAGCGTTTGTTGAACCATCTTCGCTCATCTCCTTCCTTTAG